The nucleotide sequence CGCAGGGCCAAGAGGAGCCCCAGACTCCGCTGTTTGGGGTCCTCTCcccaggcagaagaaaaaaaatcagctttttaacAGGTAGCAAACACCCACACTGGCAAGAGCAGGGGCTCAGCCCatgtcccccagccccagcctccctggTCACACAGGTACCAGGGTCTGTCCCTCAGAGACCTGGTGGACTCACCACAGAGTGATggaagagcagctcccaggactGGCGAAGTTTCTGATTGCACAACAAATCCACAAAGTCTTGAAGGAAATAACCTGGGATCAGAGAGGCcatgagaaaagaaaggggGTCAGGAAAGGCCATGCCAAGGGACCCCCCCACTCCAGCTCTACAcctgcctgggctgggcagcCTCTCCAGGGAAGTGATGGCCACAGCTCAGCCTAAGCCCTGGGTGGGTGGTCAGCCAtgcacagagcaggatcacacacagcaggagaagggaatgGCTGTGGTTTGGGTCCCTTCTGTGACCACTCTGCAGGATGTGCTCCTAGGGAGAGGCACTAACTAGCCAGGATCTACTCCTGGAGAAGGGTGAGAGCGAAGGCAGCTCATGCACCTTTGTTACCATCCCAGAATCAGACCCTTTCAGCCTGGAGCCCTTAGCTGCAGGACTCACTGCCACCAAACCAACCCCTTGTTGTCATTTTGGATACTCAAACTGCCTTGCCAGGGAGCCTGTTAGCACTGACCACAGGGCTGGTGACAGATCTGCCAGAAGGTGACAAGGATGGGAGATGGCCTCCTGGCCTCCATTCTGGCAGGTTCAGCTCAAGGCTTTAGAGGGATCTGCATCAAGCCCACACCGTGGGCACTTCTTGGATTCCCCAAGCCCTGGCTGCCCCATGAGGACAGTGGTGGGCAGCCTGgtgcccagcacctcctggctGCGGGCACCGTGGGACAGAAAGGAGCCACTGTCCTTTGCCAAGAATAGGGCAATTGTCTGGGGTGCCTGAGGCATTGCTGCCCACGACGTGGCTCCAGGGGCTGGTGTCAGGCACAGATGGATCCCTGAGACCCCCCGGGGCACAGAACAGGGAGCAGCCCACTCCCCCACCTCACCTACAGACACGGCGACCAGGCTGTGTGCCCCGGGTGGGTGTGTGTCCACCAGGTCCTCAGACAGCTCGGGGTGGAGGAAGaacctgcagggagaggggctgtgagTGCCAGGCACTGCCTCTGGTCCCCCAGTTCCCTTCCAGTGTCCTTGGTGCCCCCCTGGTGCTGATGACCCTCCCCGGAGCCCTTCTGAACCCCCATAGCCACCACTGTCCAACTGTCCCCCCCAAGAGTCTTCCTGTTCCCCCCAGAGTCGCCCTGTCTCCTGCTGCCACAGTAACTCCCGGTCCTTGGTTCCCCCTGTGCCCCCCGGTCCCTCCATCACCCGTGCCTCCCAGTTCCCAGGTCCTCACCCTCCCCAACGTTCCTCAGGGTCCTCCAACACCCCCCActcccccgccccctccccgccgtGGGTTCAATCTCCCTCGGTGCCCCCCCGGCCACAGGTTCTCATCGGGGACCCTCGACGCCTTCATTCCCCTCTAGTGTCCCCGGTTCTCCCGGGCCGACCGGTGCCAGCCCCCGGTCCCAGGTGCCCCCCCGGGGCCCCGCGATGCCCGGGCCGCTCACCCGGCCAGGGCCCCGGCACCGCTGAGCACGCTGTGCGCCAGCGACGTCCAGATGTTCCGCCACTTCCAGCGGTTGCGCCGGGCCGAGGGCGGCGGAGGCACCAGCCGCTCCAGCCCCCGGTTCAGCAGGCGGAAAGCGGCGAAGGAACCGGCCACCAACAGTAGCCCCGGGCTGAGAGCCATGGGCATCCACCggcccgcagcccggccccggcTCCCATGGGCATCGGCCGCTCTGTTCGACGGCTCCGCCTCGCCCGGCCCTGGGGCCCGCCCCGGCACCGCCCCGGGCACCGGCACCGCCCCGGGCACCGGCACCGCCCCGGGCACCGGCACCGCCCCGGGACAGGGACCGGCACCGCCCAGAGCCCCGCCCCGGAGCGGGACCGCCCCGAGCTCCACCGGCGGCACCGCCCCAGGAACCGGCACCGCCCCAGGAACCGGCACCGCCCCAGGAACCGGCACCGCCCCGGCCGGGATGCGCGGCCCCggcgggcgggagggagggagcgagCATCGTCCCCGCAGGGAAGGGCCCCGTTGCTGGCGCTGGGATTTCCCGCATCCCCGCCCGCAGGGCCGGTGCTCCCCCTCGGGGCAGGACTCGAGGAGAGGGGAACGGGAACGGAGCCCTCCGGGGGGCTCAGCCCGCCCCGGGCATCGCACGGCCAGCCCAAAGGGCGGCTGCAAGGGACCTGGGTGTCTCCTcgctgtgctgcagctggggacacCTTCCCCGTCCCCCTGAGGTTCCTCCTCCACCTCGGTGGCAGCAGGTGGCTAAACACCTCACACGGTGTTGGGACCTTCATCCCAAAGCACCCCGAGCACATGACACCAGGGAAACCTCACCATGGCGCTGGGACTGCATGCCAAGCAAGCAAGAAGGTCCAAATGCAACCAAAAACAATTCTCTGCCCACAGCACTGGTGTCTTCCACCCCCCCGTCCGTGTCTGGTCCCGAGATGATCTCCCTGATGTCTGGGGTACCCTGCTGTCCGGGGTCTGTGGGAATTCAGGATCCCGTACTCACGATTTCTTTAGTTCCCTCCTACAACCACgctgcttttccagcttccCGTAATTTGATCTCTTCCTCGTGGCTTTTTGATGTCTCCCCCAGAAGCTGCACAGACCTTGTCTCCCTTCTGCAGACGGGCTGAGTCACCGTGTCCTCCCTCATTAACGTCaagctctgcctctcctttgAGGTATCAATTTTGGATGaaatcttctgctttgctgaaacAGAAAGTTATGGAGCATGAGCTCTGAGTCACTGTCCTGGCGGGGGTGATGGACACTGCAACATCAACAGGTGACAGGATGGAAGTGGCCCCGAGGAGCTGAGCAACGAAATCTGATCTGGGGAGAGGGAGTGCCAACTGATTGAGAAGCATCTGCCCGTGCTGCAGAAATTTGCTTAAAAGCTGGACAAGACCATGTCGTTTCATAATGGTTACGTGGTGGGGAGATGCTGCCTGAAGCAACTGGCAGATGTAACTGCTGGGGGGATTATAAATAATCTCATGGATTAGGAATTGAGGGATCACATCAACTGATCCGTCACTGAGAAGGCCAAATGCAAAGACATTTCCAGTGAGCATAAAATAGACCAAAGAAAGAGAGACATGCTGGGCTGCTCAGGGCACTGAGGAGGAAAATCAGTTAACAATTAATTGCAGGATAAAAATGCAGAGAGCTGATTTCCTAACGAGCAGCTGGCTGCAGTGCTTCAGCCTCAGGAGTCTCATGGTGACAtccctgccctctgcctgcctgcaggtCAGGTCCCAGACCATGAAATGCCTACAATTCTGTCCCAGGGGCTCCCCCATTTGTGGTGTTCTAAATATGAGCATTTGGCCAGGCCTGGGGAGAggaatacttaaaatatttctggacACTGGAGAGCTTTTACCTACCACTTCCACATGGGAGGAATTCAAACCATGATTAATGGAGCCTCTGGTTCAGGGGCTTTGAACCCTCTGCTAGAGCACTAGTACCAGCTACATACATATTACTTTCTGAATAGTTTCAGCCCagattttacttaattttacCAGGATTTGCCATCAGGCAGTGGTTCCTTACAAACTCTTCCTCcaccttttttctcccttcttctgcAGTGGTGGCATCAAGCAGGGCTGGTTTCAGAGCTGGCGACGTCCAAGCTCAGTCACAGACCGGTCCCTTGACACCAGGTCAAGGCAAACATTCGGGCACATCCCCCAGGCTCCGAGGCCGGACTTGTCCCCAGGGAAGCCGTGCGgaagagcagggacaggagctgccGGGCACAGCTGCCACAAGAGGTCCCCGCACGCTCGCTGGAGAGAGCAGCCGGCTCCCCTGGGACTCTTCATTCACACCTTATTTGGAGATACTGCCTTTTTCACCCAAATGTCGAGAAGTTTTCCAGCGGTCCCCAAACGGCCTCATTttctgcagggaggcagctcagcctggtGACCGGTCGCTGCTGGTGTCTGCTTGGAGAAGAAGGGCCGGGGACTCCTGGCAAATATCAACAAATTCCTGCCTAGATCCATCCCATTAACACCGCGGGGACGACAGCTAATCCCTCGGTGGGGGCTCTACAGCAGCAGCCGAGATGTACATCGAGGgtacagcaggtttttttctggacaacagcttttttctccctctcacaGGCTGGagtttccctgcagcacatCTGGGACAGACCCATCTTCCACATTGCAGGCCCACCAGTTTATTGGTAATTCCCCACTGGGATTCTGCTAGATAAACTGTGTCCTCCCTCACATGCTCCACGCTGCTCCAGAATGGGGTTTTGGGCACTTGCAGGTCACCCCACGACGAGATGTGCTTGCTCAGCTCCACCATCCTTAGACAAGGAGgagcctgctctgctcccagacGCTGCCCAGGGCTTGTTGTAGCTTCTGACACAGCCTCATCCTTCTGGCAGAAGCCATGCTCCTGTTTTTGGAAAGCCTCACACCCTTCATCTGCTTCTCTCCAGCCAGGGAGGGGCATAAATCCCATCTACTCATCTAATGCCAGATCCCAATTTATTTAGGCTCACACCTAAAATAATTGGAGGAAACCAAGATCTCAAAGCCAATCAAAGCAGCTTGGCTTCCAAACTTTAATTACTCACCTGAAGTGAGTCACCACTCTATCTGCTAGGCCATAGGAAGTCAGACCATATAGGAATGTTCTACAGATCCAGATTTTCATTCAGAAAGTCTTTAACTCCCCACTTAAGGAAGGATCTACCACCAGCAGCCACGAGTGCTAAGGAAGAAAACATGGAACAACATGTATAATTATTCTTACCCtatataaatatttccttttccatgtcTTCTTCCCTTGTAGgataaacaatatttttccctgtttagTTCACCATTCTCAAGCTTGAGTAACTTTTGGTGGATATCTATCTGCTCTCTGGTTACATCACGATGTGTTTATGACcacatggggtttttttgcaattcaGACAGGTTCAGAGTGAGCCCTGCAGGGTGGAAACTCATCTCAGCCCCTACACCCactccctgcagcatcccaccTTGCTGAGCCCACTTGATTCCTCCTGCATTATAAATATAAGCACAGGAGCTTCCTAACTGCAcctcccactgctgcctgctctgcagcttggAGCAGGTGAGGTTCCCTCCTGAATTCTCTCGTTATTAATATCATAAACCAAGCTGTTCTGGGAGCTGTGCCCCATAAATCATTTtagctctgctgcagttttcacTTCACTTCCTGTGCCTGAATGGTCTTCAATAACATTTGACTCCGTGGGTAATGCTGGGTTAAAAGCAGCAGGtctgccagggcagggcaggaccctgacctgagagagctgggggcCAGCAAAGGTGGGACAAGGATGCATCTGTGGTGGCTTGACGGCATGAAAAGATGTGCTACACCTGCTGATGGGGGCTtgaagggaggagagagaaacaacCCCCTGAAATCTTCACCTCTACACTTGGGTTTTCCAGACTGCTAGCACCACTGGAGGGACAGTAGAAGTGAGGATAcctaataataaaatacaaggTCAGCTCAGCACCAGTGTGGGTGGTGGGTCTGGTCAGAGGTTTCTGATTCCTACCTGGGCTCTGTTCATGCTTGAGGGCACTGCTTCCTTTTGCTCCCTTCCTATGTTTAACCCCACCGTGTGCTATAAACAAAGCTCTTAACCACTCTGAGTATCTGCCTCTGGGTGACCTAATGAAGGGCCAAAAGACACAGAGCAGCTTCCCAAAAATCTGCCTGCAACACCATCCCCTTGCCTGAATCCCTCAAGGACATACTGTGTGTCCTGAGGCACTGGCTCTCAGAGAGACAGTAACACAGCATACCTGCAGCTATCCCAACCCTTCCTTCTTCCATCCACTGCCCTTTTCAACTTGCAATCCTTTACCATCATCTCTGGCCCCACCTGAGACAGGCATTTTGTTTTGCCCTTACCCCTTTTTCATCAAAGCCCTCCCGTGGGTGCTCGGCTGCAtccagcagcacccactggCATCCAGCAGCTGAACtagctgctcagccctgcagtgccAACACCACTCCACAGGATCAAGCTCCACAGCTTGGTACCTGCCACTTCTCTGGTGTTCTGCAGCTTTCATCCACCAGCAAACAACTtcttccagcccttcctgccGAGTCAGAGAAAGCCTCcgccagagctgctgcttctccacatGGGAACATGCTCCTGGGGAATAATTACAGTTTTAACAGGGATGTGCAGTAGCCAAATTACTTCACCTTCAGGCTCCTGGCCAGGAAGGCAAAGCCCAAAAGCTGCTTGTTGGCTCTGTGAGAAAACACCTTGCACCTGTGCCCACCATGGGCGTGCATCACCCGTGGGCTAAAATCACTCCTTACCCAGCAGTGCCTGGCACTGGGAGGTGAGCTCACAGCTCAGTGGATCCAGTGGAGCAAGCTGCTTCCCCAGTAACCCAGCTTGTGCTTCATCCCTGTGTGTGCCCCTTTCTCCAGGCCTTGCCCACCAAAGGATTTTTATCCAACCCCCCAACATGTTGGATTTGGGAAGGTGCTGCGTGGCAGAAGGCAGGTCCCTGCAAAGCTCCGGTTCCTCGAGGGAGATGACAGCAGCACCCTGCTAGTAACTCTTCCCCCTCTAAATTTTGAGGCGTATTTTAAGGTTGTAAAACATATTGACTGTGAAAcagagagaagagctggagTAGACACAAACAGCGTGGGTGTTACTCTCGGTTTTATGCAACTCCCACTCTGTTGCAAAAATAGTACAGCCAGGAGCTCTGTGCCACCCTTCAGGGACCACACGACGGTGGCACCACGTGCCTGGACATCGTTGGACTGAGCCAGACCCAGAGCTGGGATGTGAGGCACGTGCAGAGGTGCTGAAAACTTCATGTTCCTTAAAATTAACGTTGAGAGATCATACAAAACGCTCAGATgacatcacagaatggtttgggttggaagggaccttacacATCAgctagttcaacccccctgcccaggcagggacaataatttaaaaccattttaaaggttataaaaatacattaaaaataagaacataaTTCCAAAGAGCTGCAAAACCTACATTGCACCGAGCTAGATTGTTTACCATCAAGACGAAGGGCAgtgggaagctgcagcagggtaTCCCTCAGTTGCTGTTCCCACTGCAGATGTTGCACCCTGTCTTTAGACCACACCTGCTCCATAATTCCTCTGTGCCCTCAATTCTTTTGCAATTCTAAACCCGAGGAAAATACCCGTCAGGAGGTTGCAGCAATCAGGTGAGAGTGGCTGGTGGTGGCTGCTTCCAGGAGCTGTGTCTCCTGATGGATGGGGACGTTGTGCAACTCGGGGAGAGCATCAGCCAGCCGTGGGCTGGCAGTGTGGACAGCCCTTGTGATAAGACCTGAGGGTGGCACCTTGGCAGAGGAGACACTGGCAGACGGTGGCAGAGGTGGATTTCTGACTTGGGGACAGGTCCCTGAGCCCCCGCAGCAGGACCAGGTGAGTACCCACCAATGCTCCTCCTAAGGGACCTCAGAGTGAGGCAGGGACGTGGTGGGGATTTGCAGGAGCAAATCATCCCCCAGCACCAAAAACCTGCCTCCAAACAACCCTCCTCTGCtccatttgctgcttttctttctccaaaatgGAGAGGAAGATTCCTGATCAGCCTCTCAGCTGATTGCTAAGGCAGGGACAACATTAAGGACCAGGGGGTTTTGGCTTTTCTTCTAGCCCAGGAGGCAGTTTGGGCAGGGATTACCGCTTTCATGGCAATTAGTGTGAATAATGTCTCTGCTGAAATGTTGAACGGGTTTTGGAGAGgctgaagcagcttttcagaCCCTGAACTGTGGGAGTCGTGGgctacagcagcagcatcatctCCCCACAGaccatttcatttatttacaaCTGCCTTTAATCACATTTGCTTGCTCACCCTGTGCTGCAGTTGAGTTGGAGAGGACACGGGGCTGGAAACAAAACAGCGGGTGAAGTCAGAAGAGAAAGAGGCAGAGGAACGGGCTCTGGGTTTGGAGAGTGAATTGGAAAAGTGGGAATATGCGGGTTTTTTCTGCCTGCTGGGGGCTCTTTCCGGAGGGAGTTCAGGACACCCCGAGCGCGTGGCACCGACCGCAGGGCCGCGCGGAGCGGCAGCgcttggaagggagctctggagatcgtctagtccaacccagtcccagctggggcagcagtggCCCAACATTTTGGGGTGGGGTTGCGCAGCAAAGGGCACAAGGGTGCGTGGGGCAGGACGATCTGCTGAGGGGCAAGGCTGGTGTCTGCGGCCaacccctccctccctccctccacctgcagcCGCCGCCATGGACGGCAACGACACGGTCACCGCCGAGGTCTGCGTGGAGGCTGATGTTGGGGATGGAGAGTGAGTTCCTGGCGAGGGGGGAGCTCaggcctgccctgctgctcccaccttGGCAGCCGCCACGTGTGCTGGCTCAGGTTCCCATGAGGGAACGGTGtctgggctgggaagggcagagctcagctccccGGGGCACCCGtctccctgcttcccccacAGGCTCCGCGAGGTGACGGTGGCCGGGCACCCGGTGCTGCTGGTGAGGAGCAAGATGGAGTTCAGGGCCCTGGGCAGCAGATGTCCCCACTATGGTGCCCCGCTCAGCAAAGGTACCCCTGGCGCTGGGCAGGGGGGAAGCCCCGTCAGGGAGGTCACCTCTCACCCCTCGGCGCGGGGGCTTTTCTCCTGCAGGAGTCTTGAGAGGGGAGAGGCTGCGCTGCCCCTGGCACGGCGCCTGCTTCAACCTCAAAACCGGAGACATCGAGGAATATCCCTCTCTGGACGGTCTCCCCTGCTTTAAGGTGATTCTTAacccttcctccccccagctTGGGCCATGGTCTCCATACCACTTGCACTTGCTCACTCCCACAAGCCCCATGTTCTTCATACGGACTGAAAGGACCTTGCCCTGGCCTTGGCTCCCGGCTCCAGGTCACATGGAGCTACACATGGGATGATGTCTTGAGATCTTGTAACTCCCGATCCTAAAGCCCCTTTTGATGAAAGGTGACACTGTACATCCTGGTATCCCTCACAGCCATCACAGCTCTTTTGGAGAGCCCTCTTCCTGATGGCTCTTGGGATAAGGAGAAAAGCTTGTGAGCTCCTCAGTATCACTTGACATCCAAGATCCCTACAAGGCAGTCTTGGTGTATCAGCCAGATGGCCCACTGGACCAGAAcctcccaccaccacctcaAGAACACAGCACTTCAACACACTGTCCTTTCACCCCTTCAGGTAACAGTGGAAGATGGAAAAGTGTTCGTTACAGCAAAAAAGAAGGTACTGACCTTACCTGGTGTCACTAAGCACAAGCAGCACCTTGGGCTTGGCACGATTTCagcatttctcattttcctctAGGATCTTGAAAGCAGCCTGAGGATGAAGACCACAAGCAGGAGATGCCTTCTCAACCAGGACAtcgtgctgctgctggggggagg is from Apus apus isolate bApuApu2 chromosome 18, bApuApu2.pri.cur, whole genome shotgun sequence and encodes:
- the TLCD2 gene encoding LOW QUALITY PROTEIN: TLC domain-containing protein 2 (The sequence of the model RefSeq protein was modified relative to this genomic sequence to represent the inferred CDS: deleted 2 bases in 1 codon) produces the protein MCSGCFGMKVPTPCEVFSHLLPPRWRRNLRGTGKVSPAAAQRGDTQVPCSRPLGWPCDARGGLSPPEGSVPVPLSSSPAPRGSTGPAGGDAGNPSASNGALPCGDDARSLPPARRGRASRPGRCRFLGRCRFLGRCRFLGRCRRWSSGRSRSGAGLWAVPVPVPGRCRCPGRCRCPGRCRCPGRPGRAPGPGEAEPSNRAADAHGSRGRAAGRWMPMALSPGLLLVAGSFAAFRLLNRGLERLVPPPPSARRNRWKWRNIWTSLAHSVLSGAGALAGFFLHPELSEDLVDTHPPGAHSLVAVSVGYFLQDFVDLLCNQKLRQSWELLFHHSVVIICFGIAVLLHQYVGFALVALLVEINSIFLHVRQILLMANLVHTRCYHLNSLLNLGTYLVFRMATLAWMTRWLYLNRENVPPGAYAVGTVGMAIMTPMNIILFYRLLRSDFFRASRDVEQEKKQ